The sequence TGTTTCGGCGGGGTACCATACGAGGCCTTTGGCCGTGCTGATCTTCTCGCGGCTGCCCAGATCCTGTGCTGTTTTATCGCCTGCGGGAGCAAAGGCCACCTCTTGTTGGGATTCATCGGCAATTTTCTGAAGCATGTTTTCATCGGCAGGCACCACGCTCCATTCCATTTCACGTCCTTTCCCCGATTCGGTGCCCACCCATCTTACATCAGGCCCCATGATGGCTATGGTAGCCGCGGGTTGTAGTTTGCGGATAACGCCGTAATACCTGTTGAAGTCGTATACCTGCTTTTTACCATTGGGGCCTTCACCGTTGGCGCCATCAAACCAGACCTCATCTACTGGTCCATATTGCGTGAGCAACTCGGTCAGTTGTTCCACAAAAAAATCATTGTAAGCATCTGTTCCATAGCTTGCAGCATTCCTGTCCCAGGGAGAAAGGTAAACACCAAAACCCACTTTGTATTTTTTGCAGGCTTCGGCTACTTCTTTCACCACATCACCCCTACCCTGTTTCCAGGGACTGCTTTTTACGGAATGGCTGGTTGTATTGGTAGGCCACAGGCAAAAGCCATCATGGTGTTTGGCTGTAATGATGACCTGCTTGAAGCCGGCGGCTTTCACTGTTTTCACCCATTGGGCAGCATCGAGCGCAGTGGGATTAAAGAGCTGAGGATCTTCTTTTCCGTTCCCCCATTCCCTATCCGTGAAGGTGTTGACCCCAAAATGAAAGAAGGTGGTCAATTCGAGTTGCTGCCAGCGCAACTGCCGGGGTGAAGGAACAATATTGGCGGCTTTGGCAATGATGTCTTTTTCTGTATCACCGGGATGGATGAGTACGTGGTTCTTTTTTTGTTGCGCTATACCTGCCTGAACCGATAGCAGGGCTACTGCTGCGAGAATCTTCGTATTCATATTCATGATAGATTTCAAGTTGCTTTATCGTGGTAAGGAATAAAAGGCCCCTGCTTAAAGGGGCCTTTGTGGGTTTCAAACCCTGTGCTAACTGCCTATGGAAAAGTAGTTTACCAGTTGGGATTTTGCGGCGCCAGCTTCGGATTTAAGGCCAGTTCCTGGGTGGGCAAAGGATATAAGTAATATTTATCATTCCATACCCTTGCGGTGATATTGGTATATACCCTGATGTAGTTGTTGGCATCGAGGGGTATCCCATTCACCTGCGCCGGCGGGTATTGGGCTTTCACATTGGGATGGAGTTTCATACCGAGAATAGTAGCGGGGTTCTCTATGAGTTTCCCGGCTTTCCAGCGCAGGAGATCATCGAAGCGGAAGCCATCACCCGCCAGTTCAATTTTCCTTTCGCGCCTGATCTCATCAATCAATACGGGCAGTGTGGGAAAGTCGGAATCGGGATCTTTTGTAAGGCCTGCAATGGTCATAGCAGGCATGCCTACCCTGCTACGCAATTTGGTGATGGTGTTGTCCAGCACTGCCTGATCGCATTCGCCCAGTTCGGCTTTTGCTTCGGCATAGTTGAGCAGCACTTCAGCGTAACGACAAAGAAAGAGGTCTAAGGTAGACTGGTTGGCATTCCATTGTGTGATGTCGGCAGAGCGGCCTTTGATGATCTGGTAGCCGGTGGTGGTCACATTGGTGCCTATCCTGGGCAGTGCAATGGTATCTCTCACGCCGGCCAGGCTTACCTGGAAGGTAAAACCACGGGTAGCGATCAACTGCGTAAAGCGCGGGTCCCGGTTTGTCCTTTCGGCATCCAATGAATCATCCCCTTTGTACAGGGGGCTTACAGCAACCGGCAGACCATCGGTGCAAAGAAAAGACTTGGCAAAGCTTTTACTCCAGCCGTTGTTGGATTCACCCACCTGCCTGGTAATGTTGTGCATCAAAACATCTTTGATATACCGCCTGGGCATGATGGCTTCTTTGTTGCTATTCAACTCTTCCACGATGAAGAGGTTGTAATAGTCTCTTGCCGGATTACCTGTGGTGTAAATATCATATTTGCCGGAAGTGATCACCGCTTCGGCGGCGTTGGCAGCTTCGCGTAAGGATTTGGTTTCATCACCGAGGACATGGTATTTTCGGAAGGTTCCTTCCCAGAGACATATCCTTGATTTAATAGCGAGGGCGGCATATTTGTGAAGGCGGTCGGCATCCACACCGGTAACCGTTTCAGGAAGATTGGCCACGGCAAAATCAAGATCGGCCAGTACAGAATCCATCACCTTTTTGTGCGGGTCTCTTGGGTTGTATAATTCGGGAGATTGGTCGTTCAGGTCTTTGCTTATCCAGGGCACATCACCGAAACGTTTTACTTTTTGCCAGTAGCTGATAGCCCTGAAGAGGCGGATTTCACCAGCATACCTGTTTTTCACGGCATCGTTTTCCGCCGCCCGTTGGTAGCGCTGCAGGAAGAAGTTCAACCCTCTTTCATTGGTCCATGTCCATCCGCCGCCCGAAGCAGGAACAATGACCTGGCCGCCGAGCAGGGGATCAATGTTCCTGGGCACCATAATATCGGAATTTTGGTCCAGGCTGAAGGATTGTGTGGTGAGCAGGCTGTAATAACGGTTGCAATAGAGCTTGAGGTCCGATTCATTTTTAAAGAAGGTGGGTTCACTGATCGCATCTTGCGGGAACCTGTCGAGGAAGTCTTCTTTTTTGCAGGAAGATACAAGGATGACTACTACCAGGAGTAGTTGTATATAGATTAGAGTAGTTCGCATGATCTTATTATTTGTAAGCATAATGGTATTGGTTAAAGGCCCAACTGCAGGCCAAAAGAGACCGCCCTGTTCAAGGGGTAATCCTGTCCGTTCAATACCTCGGGGTCAAAGGCCTTGTGCAGCTTCGTTATTTCAAACAGGTTTTGCGCCGTGAAGTATACCCGGGTAGATTTCAATTTTACTTTTTCCAGTAGTTGTCGAGGCAGGGTATATCCTACTGTGATCTGTTTCATCCGGGCATAAGCTGCATTTTGCAGGTATTTGGTTTGGGTTTGGAAATTACCACCACCACCAAATCGTAATCTCGGATAATAAGCATTGGTATTGTCAGGCCTCCAGGAGTCGGCATGGTGCTTCCAGGGAATGGACCACTCATCCGTATACCCCCAAAATGGACTGCCACTCAGCACAACGTCTCTTTTTAATAATCCTTGTATGAAAAGCGTCAGGTCAATTCCTTTCCAGGCAACGGAGAGGTTCAGGCCAAATTGGTACCGCGGGGTATTGTTGCCTATGACCCTCCTGTCGCCGGAAGAATCAACTGTTGATTTGCCAAAATCAACTTTGCCATCCTTATTCAGGTCGGTAAAGCGGATATCACCCGCCAGCCATTTACCGTTCCACAGGTTGGATTGATTGGCAGCCGCCGCTTCCGCATCGGTCTGGAAAAAGCCATCCGTCACAAAGCCCCATATCTCTCCAATGTTTTCACCCGGGTAGCGGCTACCAATTACTTTTTGTGGATTCAGGTCATATTTGGTGATCCTTGCTTTGTAATCGGACAGAACGAGGTTAACATCATAGGAAATGTCTTTATTGAGCACATCTTTCCAGCCAAGGCTCAGTTCCCATCCTTTGGTCTCCAGGTCGGCTGCATTCCTGTTGGGTGAGGTGGTACCCAATACAGCCGGAAGTGGCGTACCACCCACAATCATGTCTTTTGTGGCCCTTATGTACCAATCAAAGCCAAGCGTCAACCTGTTTTTGAAGAAGGCGGCATCGAGTCCAAAGTTTTGGGTAGTTACTTTTTCCCAGCTAAAATCGGGGCTGATCAAACCGGGCACACCTACAAATACGCCCAACTGGTTGGTAAATACATGGGCTACTGTTCCCACCGGCATGGTGGCCAGGTACGGATAATTGCCCAATACATCCCCGGCCTGGTTGCCCAGCGTGCCCCAGGAGGCCCTTAATTTCAGGTCGTCTACTATACCGAGTAAGGGATCAAAGAATTTTTCTTTTGATATTCTCCAACCGGCAGAAACAGAGGGCAGGAAGGTGTATCTTTTTCCTCTTGGGAAACGGGAGGTACCATCATACCGGCCATTCACTTCCAACAGGTATTTTCCATCATAGGCATAGTTGACCCTGAAGAAGGTGCCGTTCAAGGCCCATTCGCCGGCACTTCCGCCAACGGTGGGCAGGTTATCGCTATTGAGGTTGATAGCCGGAACGGTTTGATCGATCAGGTTTTTGGCAGAGGCAGTATAGCTTTTAAACTGCTTTAGTTCCTGGTTGTAACCTACGGTTGCTTTTACATAATGCCGTTGTGCAAAAGTGTTTTCGTAATCGGCATACGCATTCAGGGCCTGGTAGTAATCATTGTTATTGACTTCTATAACCCTGCTGGGCGTTGTCCAGGGGAAAGTACCCAGCAATACACCATTCACACCATATTCTTTGTACTCCTTGTAGTGTTGGGTATAGTTGCGGTTATACCCATTCCAGGTATAATCGGCGGTCACCCTTACATGATTAAATGGTCTTATTACAAAACCTCCGGTAAGCCAGAGATCATTGGCCACTTCTTTGATCCTCCCATTAAGATTGGCTAGCGCTACCATATTGGTATAACTTCCCTGGCCGGAGTAATGGCCATCGGGATGATAAACGGGCATGGTAGGTCGAAGGTCGCCGGATATCCAACCAGTGGATAACCCGCCATGACTGGCTACGTTGGGTTTGTTGCTTTGCGTACGGTTGAGACTCATTCTAAAGTTCAGGTCGAGCCATGTCGTTGCTTCTGTATTTAATTTTAAACCGGCATTATACCTTTCTACTTTTTCGTTACCGATCTTCAGCAGCCCCTTCTGGTTAAAATAACCCAGGGAAGCCACATAGGCGGTTTTGCCCTGGCCTCCTGAAAGTGATAGGTTATGGTCCATCATGGGCGCCCATCCGGGATATAGTTCTTTGATCCAATCGGTGTTGCCTACATACCGGTATTTGGAGGGATTGCCGGGATCAACATATACAGGCAGGTTGTTGACAGGATCGTTAAAGAATTTTGCGATGTTGGTGGAATCCTCCAAGGTAACCGCTTCACCCGCCCGGGTTCCGCCTGAAATGCTTCCTGTATAGTCGGCCTCGCGGTGCATAGCTGCATATTGCAGGGAGTTGGCATATTCCGGCATGCGGGTAGGCCTGGTGAAGGTATAGGAGGTGGAATAGCTGATGCGCAGGGGCGCATTCCTCTTAGGATTTTTGGTGGTGATGAGTATAACGCCGTAAGCTGCCCTGACACCGTAGATGGCTGCTGAAGCTGCATCTTTTAATACGGTTACATTTTCAACGTCGGCAGGATTGATGAGGTTAGGATCCATCTGTACGCCATCAACAAGCACCAGTGGGCCACCACCATTGAGGGAGGTAGTACCCCTTATGTTATAAGTAGCTCCCCTACCCGGCGAACCATTGCCCAGTGTAATATTCAGGTTGGGAAGGAAACCCTGTAACCCTTGTCCGAGGTTTACGATGGGCCTGCTTTTCAACACATCGCCATCTACAGAAGCGACAGCACCGGTGAGGTTAACTTTCTTTTGGGTACCGTATCCAACCACTACCACTTCTTCTACTTTGCCATCGTCCCTTTTAAGGGTTATCCTGAGTTCACCGGATTGGGAAGTCGGCATTTCCATACTTTGGTAGCCAACAAAGGAAATGAGGAGGACAGCTTCCTGGTCGGGTACTTCCAGTAAAAAGTTGCCATTGTCATCGGAGGAAGTTCCTTTATTGGAGCCTTTTATTTTTATGGAGGCGCCGGATAAGGGATTGCCTTGCTCATCCACTATTTTACCTTTCACAATAATAACGGGTGGTAGCGGTTTGCTGTTGGCAAAAGTCTTTGCGGCCTGTGGGAGATCGATTACAACCGGCTTTATCACGATGCGGCCATTTATCACAGCATAGGTAACCTGCTCTTTTTGAAAACAGCGCTCCAACACTTCCAATACAGGCCTGTTCTCTACCTGGAAGGTTACCCTGCCCGCTTTTTCCAGGAGGGCTTCATCTATGAGTAGATCGAGGCCGGTTGATTTTTGTATTTGTAACAGTACTTTTTTTACAGGTTCATTTCTGACGCGGAGGGTTACTGTTTGGCCTTCGGTCCTGGCGGCCACCTGTAAAACAGTGGCGAGTAAAATGATTGCAGACAATTTCATGACCCTTAGCAGTTTTTTGGTACAATGTCTTCCCCACCAGCTATGGCGGGAGACAATAGCAGTTAATTGCATACTTTTGCCTTGTTTAGGTTTGTTAATAAAAAGGTTCGACGCCTTTATTAATTTATCTGACCAGGCTCCTGTTACAGCAGGAGCTTTTTTTATCCGGCTTTTACAATGAGTTTTCTGCCCTCTATGCTGTAGATAATTTCATTATCCCTGAGCATTTCAAGCACTTGTTTTAAAGTATTGTTGCGGTTCACTACCCCGAAAAACTTCCGGTTTTTCACGGGGCCTTCATAAATGATCTCTACGTTGTACCAACGGGCAAATTGCCGCAGGATGGCTTTCAGGTCGGCACTTTCAAAATGAAAGACGCCTTCCTTCCAGGCGATGACCTCCTCTATGTTGATATGCTTATCCATTTCCAGGTGGCCGTCTCCGGTGAATAATGATTGCTGACCGGGAGCGAGAATACGTGAGCGTTGGGGCGTGGTCACTTTCACAGCGCCTTCTACCAGGGTGGTTTTAATGGCGGGCTCATCGGGGTAAGCATTTATATTGAATTCGGTACCCAATGCCCGGACATCCATGCCATTGACCGACGCAATAAATGGCCGGGCGCGGTCTTTTGCTACTTTAAAAAAGGCTTCGCCGGCAATTTCCACTCTTCTTTCCCGGCCGGTGAAGGCAACGGGAAAGCGAACGGAAGAAGCGGCATTGAGCCAAACACGGCTTCCATCTGCCAGGGTGAGTGAATAGGTTTCGCCTTTTGCGGTTGACAGGGTGTTGTATACCATATCACTTTGACCTGGCTGTTGAATGCCGTGGTAAGTAACCTGTCCGTTTTTGTAATCTACCTGTGTACTACCCTGCAGGACTAACTGCCCTTTTGTGGTACTATCCAGGAGGATCTTCCTGCCATCACTGAGGGTTAATACAGCCTTGTTTTGCCCGGGCCGCACATCCTGGGGGACAGGCACCACGGTGACCTCTTTTTTCGTCCCCTGCTGCCTGGCAATCAATATCCAGGCGGCTGCGAGGAACAACAGCAATACTGCCGCGGCAGCCGCAAAGCGCCCCGCATTGGCCATAAAGCTTCTTCGACCTTGTGCCCGTGGAGCAATCTTCTTTTCCGAAGCCAGGATGTGTTGCAGGCTACTTTCCAGCCTGGCCTTTACTGCCTCGTCTATCTGGCCGGTGGGATATTGACGGCTCAACTGCTCCAATACCTGGCGCTCCACCACCTCTTTTTGCTCCTGCTCGTTAAGCCAGGCCATTATCAGGTCCACTTCCTGTGGAGAACATTGGTTATTGATCAGCTTTTCAAACAGGCGCTGATAATCGGGTTGTTGCTTTTCCACTATGCATACGTATTATTTCCGGAAGACGTAGAACCGGGAAAAATGGGGGGATGAAGCTGACTTTTTTTCAGCTTTCTTTAAAAATAACACCGTGGAGCATATTAATGCGCCTCACTCATGGCAGCCAGGAGCAGGACCAGCAGGGCATCCGGGTGACTTTGAAAGTATGACTTGAGTGTGTGCCGGGCCTTGGTCAGGTATTCTTTCACCGTAAAGGGAGAAATGCCCAGTTCGGAGGCGGCTGCCTTGTAAGAAAACCCCTCCATTTTACATAGCTGGTAGACCTTTTTTTGCTGCGGGGGCAATGTATCGAGGGCTTTTTGCAATACAACGATTTTTTCGCTGTAGGTTAATTGCTCTTCAATGTGGGAATAATTCTCCGTGGCTATCGCTTTAAAATGGTTGAATAGCCGCCTGTCGCGCTGTAGTTTCCGGTAGAAGTCTATGACCTGGTTTTGTCCTGCCTTGTGCAGGTAGGCGGCAAAGCTGGTTTCGATGGTCAATTCATGTCTTTTATGCCAGATGCGGGTAAAAATTTCCTGGACCATTTCTTCGGCTACCTGGCTGATTTTCACCAATCGAAGGATGCCGGCGTATAAGGATTCACTGTGGTGGCGGTACAAGGCAGTGAATGCGGCGGGGTCGCCAGCTTTGAGTTGACGCAGCAAGGCATTTTCATCATAAAGCAAGTCGGGCCTCATCGCAGTTATTGAAGTGTCCCCACAAAAGGAATCAGGTAATCAAAACTGCGTTATTTTTTACAGATTATTCTATTATTCTTTTAAAGATGTGCAAACATTTGAGCAAGCGGGGATTAAAAGCTTGATCGTTTCCACAGCCAGTTTTTTCAAGCATCCGCATTCATACAACAAATCCAGACTTAGGCATTACTCCACCTAAGCCCTTAGTACACTCATCCTTAGCCGTACCTAATTTAAGATTTATTTTATATATATTAAATACTTATTATTCAAATAATACAGAGATATTCCAGATTTATAGGAGGTGGTATATCTCTGGAATATCTCTGCTTTATATGTGGAGTATCTCTGGATTATCCTACTTACTACTGGCGAGCTAATATAAGATTATCAGGCGTTTAGGATTTTGAAGGCCTGAATGGGGACAACATGGTAATACCTGAAAGGAAAGCCCAGGCTCCGGAAAACACGGCAGGGTGACCCAATCTTTTTATTTTGCAGCCCTATGGCAAGCGAACAAAAAAGCATACTCATCATTAATGGCTCCATCAGGGGCACAGAAGGCAACTGCTGGGCGCTTTCAACAATGGCCGCCAGCTACCTGCGCACCAACCTGCATACCGCAGCTTCCATTTTTACGCTCACCGATCCCAAACCTCCCATCCCGGAAGTGTATGAGATGATCAACGATCATGATGGATTGCTGGTCGTTACCGGTGCGTACTGGAATAACTGGAGCTCTTCCTTGCAGCGGTTCATTGAAGTAGTTACCGCTTTTGAAAATTCCCCGGCCTTCTTCGGCAAGCCTGTTGCCTGCGCAGTGACCATGGATTCTGTAGGCGGTATAGAAGTAGCAGCGAGGATACATGCTATATTTTCCGGACTGGGTTGCTGGAGCCCGCCCTGCTCCACCGTAGTGTTATCGAGAGTTGGTCAGGAAGCCATTACTGCTTCCAAAGGACGGGAAGACAATCCTAATGATGACGTCTGGTGCCGGGAGGACCTGCATATTGTTTTGCAGAACCTGGTAACAGCCACTTCATTCCCGCGCGAAGCGTGGATCTCCTGGCCACATATCGGGCTGAAGGTCCCGGACCAGCCATGGCCGGAACAGGGGCCATTGAACATGAACACACCAAAATTTCTGTAAAGCGGCTGTTATTTTTACCGCGCATACTCCTGCACCTGGCCCAGCAGGTCCATGGATTTCAAAACCGGGTCCCACTCCCTTCCGCTGAAGATCAGGCGAAACCACTTTTTATCCCTGTTGGCATACCGGATATTGCGGAATAACCATACCGCCAGGAAGGTGAATGCCAGGGTGATCAGTACCTGCAGGATGAGCAGGGCAATATTCCCATGTTTAAATGTGGCGACGGTCAGGTAAAAAGTAGTCCA is a genomic window of Paraflavitalea devenefica containing:
- a CDS encoding SusC/RagA family TonB-linked outer membrane protein gives rise to the protein MKLSAIILLATVLQVAARTEGQTVTLRVRNEPVKKVLLQIQKSTGLDLLIDEALLEKAGRVTFQVENRPVLEVLERCFQKEQVTYAVINGRIVIKPVVIDLPQAAKTFANSKPLPPVIIVKGKIVDEQGNPLSGASIKIKGSNKGTSSDDNGNFLLEVPDQEAVLLISFVGYQSMEMPTSQSGELRITLKRDDGKVEEVVVVGYGTQKKVNLTGAVASVDGDVLKSRPIVNLGQGLQGFLPNLNITLGNGSPGRGATYNIRGTTSLNGGGPLVLVDGVQMDPNLINPADVENVTVLKDAASAAIYGVRAAYGVILITTKNPKRNAPLRISYSTSYTFTRPTRMPEYANSLQYAAMHREADYTGSISGGTRAGEAVTLEDSTNIAKFFNDPVNNLPVYVDPGNPSKYRYVGNTDWIKELYPGWAPMMDHNLSLSGGQGKTAYVASLGYFNQKGLLKIGNEKVERYNAGLKLNTEATTWLDLNFRMSLNRTQSNKPNVASHGGLSTGWISGDLRPTMPVYHPDGHYSGQGSYTNMVALANLNGRIKEVANDLWLTGGFVIRPFNHVRVTADYTWNGYNRNYTQHYKEYKEYGVNGVLLGTFPWTTPSRVIEVNNNDYYQALNAYADYENTFAQRHYVKATVGYNQELKQFKSYTASAKNLIDQTVPAINLNSDNLPTVGGSAGEWALNGTFFRVNYAYDGKYLLEVNGRYDGTSRFPRGKRYTFLPSVSAGWRISKEKFFDPLLGIVDDLKLRASWGTLGNQAGDVLGNYPYLATMPVGTVAHVFTNQLGVFVGVPGLISPDFSWEKVTTQNFGLDAAFFKNRLTLGFDWYIRATKDMIVGGTPLPAVLGTTSPNRNAADLETKGWELSLGWKDVLNKDISYDVNLVLSDYKARITKYDLNPQKVIGSRYPGENIGEIWGFVTDGFFQTDAEAAAANQSNLWNGKWLAGDIRFTDLNKDGKVDFGKSTVDSSGDRRVIGNNTPRYQFGLNLSVAWKGIDLTLFIQGLLKRDVVLSGSPFWGYTDEWSIPWKHHADSWRPDNTNAYYPRLRFGGGGNFQTQTKYLQNAAYARMKQITVGYTLPRQLLEKVKLKSTRVYFTAQNLFEITKLHKAFDPEVLNGQDYPLNRAVSFGLQLGL
- a CDS encoding NAD(P)H-dependent oxidoreductase is translated as MASEQKSILIINGSIRGTEGNCWALSTMAASYLRTNLHTAASIFTLTDPKPPIPEVYEMINDHDGLLVVTGAYWNNWSSSLQRFIEVVTAFENSPAFFGKPVACAVTMDSVGGIEVAARIHAIFSGLGCWSPPCSTVVLSRVGQEAITASKGREDNPNDDVWCREDLHIVLQNLVTATSFPREAWISWPHIGLKVPDQPWPEQGPLNMNTPKFL
- a CDS encoding RNA polymerase sigma factor — its product is MRPDLLYDENALLRQLKAGDPAAFTALYRHHSESLYAGILRLVKISQVAEEMVQEIFTRIWHKRHELTIETSFAAYLHKAGQNQVIDFYRKLQRDRRLFNHFKAIATENYSHIEEQLTYSEKIVVLQKALDTLPPQQKKVYQLCKMEGFSYKAAASELGISPFTVKEYLTKARHTLKSYFQSHPDALLVLLLAAMSEAH
- a CDS encoding RagB/SusD family nutrient uptake outer membrane protein; the encoded protein is MRTTLIYIQLLLVVVILVSSCKKEDFLDRFPQDAISEPTFFKNESDLKLYCNRYYSLLTTQSFSLDQNSDIMVPRNIDPLLGGQVIVPASGGGWTWTNERGLNFFLQRYQRAAENDAVKNRYAGEIRLFRAISYWQKVKRFGDVPWISKDLNDQSPELYNPRDPHKKVMDSVLADLDFAVANLPETVTGVDADRLHKYAALAIKSRICLWEGTFRKYHVLGDETKSLREAANAAEAVITSGKYDIYTTGNPARDYYNLFIVEELNSNKEAIMPRRYIKDVLMHNITRQVGESNNGWSKSFAKSFLCTDGLPVAVSPLYKGDDSLDAERTNRDPRFTQLIATRGFTFQVSLAGVRDTIALPRIGTNVTTTGYQIIKGRSADITQWNANQSTLDLFLCRYAEVLLNYAEAKAELGECDQAVLDNTITKLRSRVGMPAMTIAGLTKDPDSDFPTLPVLIDEIRRERKIELAGDGFRFDDLLRWKAGKLIENPATILGMKLHPNVKAQYPPAQVNGIPLDANNYIRVYTNITARVWNDKYYLYPLPTQELALNPKLAPQNPNW
- a CDS encoding alpha-L-fucosidase, yielding MNTKILAAVALLSVQAGIAQQKKNHVLIHPGDTEKDIIAKAANIVPSPRQLRWQQLELTTFFHFGVNTFTDREWGNGKEDPQLFNPTALDAAQWVKTVKAAGFKQVIITAKHHDGFCLWPTNTTSHSVKSSPWKQGRGDVVKEVAEACKKYKVGFGVYLSPWDRNAASYGTDAYNDFFVEQLTELLTQYGPVDEVWFDGANGEGPNGKKQVYDFNRYYGVIRKLQPAATIAIMGPDVRWVGTESGKGREMEWSVVPADENMLQKIADESQQEVAFAPAGDKTAQDLGSREKISTAKGLVWYPAETDVSIRPGWFYHAKEDDKVKSPRRLVDIYFSSVGYNSVLLLNIPPDKRGLLADPDVNSLEGFRQLIQQTFDRNLAKGATISAQNGVNTKALLDGKYNTYFTTRSNDTTTSIELTLPAAITCNILSLQENITVGQRIEKFSAEYFDGAQWKPFTAGTTVGYKRLLRFDAITTKKIRLKILSSRLNPALSELGLYKLAQ
- a CDS encoding FecR family protein; protein product: MEKQQPDYQRLFEKLINNQCSPQEVDLIMAWLNEQEQKEVVERQVLEQLSRQYPTGQIDEAVKARLESSLQHILASEKKIAPRAQGRRSFMANAGRFAAAAAVLLLFLAAAWILIARQQGTKKEVTVVPVPQDVRPGQNKAVLTLSDGRKILLDSTTKGQLVLQGSTQVDYKNGQVTYHGIQQPGQSDMVYNTLSTAKGETYSLTLADGSRVWLNAASSVRFPVAFTGRERRVEIAGEAFFKVAKDRARPFIASVNGMDVRALGTEFNINAYPDEPAIKTTLVEGAVKVTTPQRSRILAPGQQSLFTGDGHLEMDKHINIEEVIAWKEGVFHFESADLKAILRQFARWYNVEIIYEGPVKNRKFFGVVNRNNTLKQVLEMLRDNEIIYSIEGRKLIVKAG